The DNA region CCAGAACTTCATCATCCGCGTCGGCATAGACGATGATGGTCCATTCGGGAAGGTTGGACGTATCCGCAGGGATAACGGACTGCGGCTGCTCCTGCTGGGGCATGGACGGAACCGGCACATCCCCGCCGAACAGCGAAGCTCCATAAAAATAAAGCGCTATCGCGGCGCAGCACACACATGCCAGACAAACAACAAGAATTCCAATAAATACCGGGATGCCGATCTTTGCATTGTTCATTACAGCCTCCAATTATTCACGCGCTTTTTCGCCCGGGGCGAAAAAGCGCGCTTATCCGTGTCAATTTCAAAATGATAGCATAGTTAAAGAATAGACAGCAAGTGAACCTATGTCCTATTTCATGACGTTTTTCCCTTGACTCTCGCCCCCCTAGAATTTAGAATTTGTATTACAACTTAACGGATGACAGGGAAGAGATCCCAAAGCGATAAGCGAAGGACGCCGAAGGTGCAAATCTGGAACAGGCGAACCCAGATGAAACTCTCAGGCAAAAGGACCCTGCATTTGTATCACTCTGGAAAATTCCCATTCCGGGATACCGACGGTGTAAAGTTAGTCGAACGGTCATATGTTTGAACAGTCCGGTGGTCAAAGCCAATGAACCACAGGACGGGAGACAAACCGACGAAACGACTATCCCAATCTCTCAGGTTCCATTACAGAGGACGCGCGGTTATAAAACCGCGTGTCCTTTTTTGATTCGCCAAACCCAAAAAGGAGACAAACAATGAACGCCCCTTCCAATCTTAAGTACACCAAATCCGATGAATGGTTCGACCCCGCCTCAGGCGCAGCCGGGATCACTGACTACGCCCAAAGCCAACTCTCCGATATCGTCTTCGTGGAGATCCTCGTGGAGGAAGGCGAGGATGTTGAAGTCGGCAAGCCGATCGCTTCGGTCGAATCGGTCAAAGCCTCGGCGGAGATCTACTCGCCCGCGGCTGGAAAAGTCAGCGCAGTGAACAAGGGACTTTCCGATGCGCCCGAGACCCTCAACACCGATCCGTTCGGCGAAGGCTGGATGATCAAGGTCGAAGGCGGCGCGGCTGGAGAAGTGATGGACGCCGCTGAGTATGAAAAGTATTGCGAGGGACGCTCCCATTAATTAGTAAGGGCGGGTTGCCCCCGCCTCTACAATTCGAGGTAAATATGACCTATATCCCGATTTCACCCGCAGAACGGGATGCGATGCTGAAGACCGTCGGCGTAAAATCGCTGGACGATCTCTTCGATGCGGTCCCTGCAAAACATCGCTTCCCCAAACTTGACCTTCCCCCCGCACTGACCGAAATGGAAGCCGCCGCCCACCTTGCGGATATGGCATCCAGCAACGAGAACGTGCGCGAACATCTCATCTCCTTCCTCGGCGCAGGCGCATACAATCATTACGTCCCATCCGTTGTGGATCACATGCTGCGGCGCGGCGAGTTCTACACCGCTTACACACCATACCAGCCGGAAATTTCACAAGGCACCCTGCAAGCCATCTTCGAATATCAATCGTTGATGACCAACCTGACCGGCATGGATGTCTCCAACGCCTCGCACTACGACGGCGCGACCGCCACCGCCGAAGCAGTCAACCTCGCCTATGCTCAATTCCGCGGCAAACGCAGGAAGATCGTCATCTCCCCCACCGTGCATCCGCAGTACCGCGAAGTCATCCGCACGTACTCACAAGGCATGGGACTGGAAGAAGCCGGGGATGACCCATCAGCAGACCTCGAGGTCGGTCCCGAAGCGTTGACGTCCCTGATCGACGAGAACACCATGCTTGTCATCGTGCAATATCCCGATTTCTTCGGGCGCATCCACGATTACACCAAACTCATCGAAGACGCGCACGCCAAGGGCTCGCTCGTGTGTATCGTTGCAAACCCCACCGCGTTGATCATGCTCAAATCGCCCGGCGATATGGGCGCCGACATTGTCGTCGGTGAAGCACAGCCGTTCGGCATCCCGCTCTGGTATGGCGGACCGTATCTCGGCTTCTTCACCACGCGCAAATCCTACGTCCACAAAATGGCGGGACGTCTGGTCGGCGAAACCGTTGACAACCGCGGACAGCGTTCGTACGTGCTGACGCTCACCGCGCGCGAACAACACATCAAACGCGAACGCGCAACATCGAACATCTGCACCAATCAAGGCTTGCTCGCGCTGGCATCCGCCGTGTACATGTCCACACTCGGCAAACAGGGATTGCAGGAAGTGGCGAACCTGTGCTATCAAAAAGCGCATTACGCCGCAGGCGAACTCAGCAAAATCGACGGCTTCGGTCTGTGCTTCATGGAGCCATTCTTCCACGAGTTCGTTCTGTGCACGCCCAAACCCGCGGGCGAAGTCAACCAATACCTGCTCGACAACGGCATCCTCGGCGGCTACGACCTCAGCAAGGATTACCCCGCGCTTCAAAACCACATCCTTGTCGCGGTGACCGAGATGAACAGCAAGGACGAGATCGACACGCTCGTCGAAGTGCTGAAGGAGATGTAGACATGGCAACCATAGTCGAACCCACCATCTTTGAACTCTCTTCCCCGGGGCGACGCGGCGTGACCATGCCCGCTTCCGACGTGCCCGAAACTGCCCTGCCTCCCAAAGATTTACTTCGCTCCGACCTGCCCCTGCCCGAACTCGCCGAAGTGGACGTTGTCCGCCACTACATGAAACTTTCCAGTTTCAACTACTCGGTGGACAGCGGCTTTTATCCTTTGGGTTCCTGCACCATGAAATACAACCCGAAGATCAACGAAGACACCTGCCGTTTGCCAGGCTATCTCTTCACCCATCCGCTACAGCCGATCGAAACCGTGCAGGGCAACCTCGCGCTGATGTACGAAATGCAGGAATGGCTCAAGGAGATCAGCGGCTTTGCCGGTGTAACCCTCCAGCCCGCCGCCGGCGCACACGGCGAATTCACCGGCGTACTGATGATGGCGGCGTATCACAAATCGCGCGGCGACAGCAAACGCACCAAGATGCTCATCCCCGATGCCGCTCATGGAACCAACCCCGCCTCGGTCGGCATGTTGGGCATGAGCGTCGTCACCATCCCCTCGGATGAGCGCGGCAACGTGGATTTGGAAAAACTAAAAGCCGCCTGCGATGACACCGTCGTTGGCATGATGCTCACCAACCCGAACACGCTCGGCATGTTCGACGAGAACATCGAGAAGGTGATCGAGATGGTCCATGCATGCGGCGGCTTGATGTATGGCGACGGCGCAAACCTAAATCCCCTGCTCGGTATCGTCCGCCCCGGCGACCTCGGCTTCGACGTGATGCACTTCAACCTGCACAAGACCTTCTCCGTCCCGCACGGCGGCGGCGGACCCGGTTCCGGTCCCGTCGGCGTCGGTCCCG from Anaerolineales bacterium includes:
- the gcvH gene encoding glycine cleavage system protein GcvH, which codes for MNAPSNLKYTKSDEWFDPASGAAGITDYAQSQLSDIVFVEILVEEGEDVEVGKPIASVESVKASAEIYSPAAGKVSAVNKGLSDAPETLNTDPFGEGWMIKVEGGAAGEVMDAAEYEKYCEGRSH
- the gcvPA gene encoding aminomethyl-transferring glycine dehydrogenase subunit GcvPA gives rise to the protein MTYIPISPAERDAMLKTVGVKSLDDLFDAVPAKHRFPKLDLPPALTEMEAAAHLADMASSNENVREHLISFLGAGAYNHYVPSVVDHMLRRGEFYTAYTPYQPEISQGTLQAIFEYQSLMTNLTGMDVSNASHYDGATATAEAVNLAYAQFRGKRRKIVISPTVHPQYREVIRTYSQGMGLEEAGDDPSADLEVGPEALTSLIDENTMLVIVQYPDFFGRIHDYTKLIEDAHAKGSLVCIVANPTALIMLKSPGDMGADIVVGEAQPFGIPLWYGGPYLGFFTTRKSYVHKMAGRLVGETVDNRGQRSYVLTLTAREQHIKRERATSNICTNQGLLALASAVYMSTLGKQGLQEVANLCYQKAHYAAGELSKIDGFGLCFMEPFFHEFVLCTPKPAGEVNQYLLDNGILGGYDLSKDYPALQNHILVAVTEMNSKDEIDTLVEVLKEM
- the gcvPB gene encoding aminomethyl-transferring glycine dehydrogenase subunit GcvPB, translating into MATIVEPTIFELSSPGRRGVTMPASDVPETALPPKDLLRSDLPLPELAEVDVVRHYMKLSSFNYSVDSGFYPLGSCTMKYNPKINEDTCRLPGYLFTHPLQPIETVQGNLALMYEMQEWLKEISGFAGVTLQPAAGAHGEFTGVLMMAAYHKSRGDSKRTKMLIPDAAHGTNPASVGMLGMSVVTIPSDERGNVDLEKLKAACDDTVVGMMLTNPNTLGMFDENIEKVIEMVHACGGLMYGDGANLNPLLGIVRPGDLGFDVMHFNLHKTFSVPHGGGGPGSGPVGVGPVLVDFLPAPLVGIVEEGDDDMAPLYGFVTPEKSIGRMKAFHGHFGGGLVRSYTYIAMHGPDGLKDIAQYAVLNANYLQAKLRGTYKIPFDRICMHEFVAEGRFEGSDIRALDISKRLMDYGFHPPTNYFPLIVSEALMIEPTETENKDTLDAFADALIKIAEEAKSQPDLLHNAPSTTRFGRMDEVKAARELVLCCWLPEDYEQMT